TTCTCTTCCACCACCGGGTCCCTTAACGATAACGCCAACTTTTTGAATACCCATTTCAGCACCGGCTTTGGCAACTTCGGCAGCAGCCATCTGAGCAGCAAAAGGAGTGCTTTTGCGCGAGCCTTTGTAGCCTATCTTTCCGCCCGAACTCCAGGCAAGAACATTGCCGGCACGATCGGTTAGAGTAATAATGGTATTATTGAAGCTGGAATGCACAAACACTAAGCCTTCATCAAAAGACAGGCGTACGCGTTTCTTCTTGGTTCTGGTTTTTTTAGCCATGAATCATGCTCCTATTTCTTCTTCTTAATGGCGCTGGAACGGGGACCTTTGCGGGTGCGGGCATTGGTGTGAGTTCTTTGACCGCGCACAGGCAAACCGCGTTTATGGCGCAAACCGCGATAGCAACCAATTTCCATGAGCCTTTTGATGTTCATGGCAACCTGGGTTCTTAAAGTACCTTCCACGATGTAGTCATTCTGGATGATATCGCGCAAGATCTTTTCTTCATCTAAAGTGAGATCAGCAACTTTCTTCATAAAATCGATATTGGCTTTCTGACATATTTCAATAGCTCGGTTTCTGCCGATACCATAGATATAGGTAAGACCAATGAAGAGCCGCTTTGTTTTGGGAATCTCAATACCTGCAATATGTGCCAAGTTGGTCCTCCTTTCTTAACCCTGTCTTTGTTTGTGTTTAG
This DNA window, taken from Candidatus Cloacimonadota bacterium, encodes the following:
- the rpsK gene encoding 30S ribosomal protein S11, producing MAKKTRTKKKRVRLSFDEGLVFVHSSFNNTIITLTDRAGNVLAWSSGGKIGYKGSRKSTPFAAQMAAAEVAKAGAEMGIQKVGVIVKGPGGGRESSIRAINAAGIKVTMIKDETPIPHNGCRPPKTRRI
- the rpsM gene encoding 30S ribosomal protein S13; the encoded protein is MAHIAGIEIPKTKRLFIGLTYIYGIGRNRAIEICQKANIDFMKKVADLTLDEEKILRDIIQNDYIVEGTLRTQVAMNIKRLMEIGCYRGLRHKRGLPVRGQRTHTNARTRKGPRSSAIKKKK